Proteins from a genomic interval of bacterium:
- a CDS encoding sugar phosphate isomerase/epimerase: MQEFGVQYAELRSLWGRNILDMDDEELEKARKMLQEAGMKVSCIASPLFKCHLFQDEEPKGDLHLAKERSLDEQWDILKRSLYLAHFFNAPIVRTFSFWRVCEPNEEIFSRIAPYLRRAAEEAHKEGLILALENEHSCFAGSGKETRLLLSMVNSPYLKVIWDPGNAFFAGEVPYPDGYEELKEYIVHIHIKDARLNKETGEPEWALIGEGEIDFPAQFKAIKDDGFSGVVSLETHISPAKEASRISLQRISSLIE, from the coding sequence ATGCAAGAGTTCGGCGTGCAATACGCCGAACTCCGTTCCCTTTGGGGACGCAATATCCTTGATATGGACGACGAAGAGCTAGAAAAAGCAAGAAAGATGCTTCAAGAAGCAGGTATGAAGGTTTCCTGCATTGCTTCTCCTCTTTTCAAGTGTCATCTGTTTCAAGATGAGGAGCCGAAGGGAGACCTCCACCTCGCTAAGGAACGCTCTTTAGATGAGCAGTGGGACATCCTTAAACGTTCTCTTTACCTTGCTCACTTCTTCAATGCGCCAATAGTGAGGACTTTCTCATTTTGGCGAGTTTGCGAGCCCAATGAAGAGATATTCAGCAGGATAGCTCCTTACCTGCGAAGGGCAGCTGAGGAAGCTCATAAAGAGGGGTTGATTCTCGCTTTGGAAAACGAGCATTCCTGTTTCGCTGGCTCGGGAAAGGAAACAAGGCTTCTATTATCTATGGTTAATTCTCCCTATTTAAAGGTGATTTGGGACCCGGGAAATGCTTTCTTTGCTGGGGAGGTTCCCTATCCTGATGGATATGAGGAGTTAAAGGAATACATCGTTCATATCCATATCAAGGACGCTAGGCTCAACAAGGAAACAGGAGAACCGGAGTGGGCGCTGATTGGGGAAGGGGAGATAGATTTTCCCGCGCAGTTCAAGGCTATAAAGGATGATGGTTTCAGTGGGGTTGTCTCTTTGGAGACGCATATCTCCCCAGCGAAGGAGGCTTCTCGTATTTCCCTCCAAAGGATATCCTCGCTAATAGAATAA
- a CDS encoding SurA N-terminal domain-containing protein: protein MSISKIRKTVQKRIKVASWILAGLFFLSIPAYFSFRGPGPLGGEESVGYIAKIGKVKIDRQTFESILERERDKYPFASGPEGQMFLRLQVLNNIIDEMVLNEALRREKIKVSEKEIKKYIEDRINEEIERERKEKKEIKDEKGLRESLRRALESQKEAVRRELMLKKLQEKLASRVRVTEEDLKASYKEVHLRGIKVSSEAEAKELMEKAKGQDFSALAKQYYSSHGEKDKKDDMGWLPLEMLPFDLREKLKGLKKGDLTIANVGGSFYLLKLEDERIKLPKDYEKNKEKLLKDYEEMKKQTALSEYKSKLQRELDIQIYDPFIKVAEAFQRGDLKLAQQNIQKALKIYPDEPNLLFLLARIYEETGKEEEALRLYERVALSSYFGSAYYRWGLLLEKKGKKKEALENFKKAAQYAGPDIVLHSSLKEKFTQYGLQNEAKKEEEAINRLSLSQKIFYGGGNGP, encoded by the coding sequence ATGTCGATAAGCAAGATAAGGAAAACGGTGCAGAAAAGGATAAAGGTAGCCAGCTGGATATTAGCGGGTCTTTTTTTCCTCTCTATACCTGCTTATTTCTCCTTTAGAGGTCCAGGTCCTTTAGGTGGAGAGGAATCTGTAGGCTATATTGCTAAGATAGGGAAGGTGAAAATAGACCGCCAGACCTTTGAGAGCATCTTGGAGCGAGAGAGGGATAAATATCCATTCGCGAGCGGACCTGAAGGGCAGATGTTTCTTCGCCTTCAAGTCTTAAACAACATCATAGATGAGATGGTTTTAAATGAAGCTCTGAGGAGGGAGAAAATAAAAGTTTCGGAAAAGGAGATAAAAAAATATATTGAGGATAGGATTAATGAAGAAATTGAAAGGGAGAGGAAGGAGAAAAAAGAGATAAAGGATGAAAAGGGGTTAAGGGAGTCATTAAGGAGGGCGTTAGAGAGCCAGAAGGAGGCGGTGAGGCGGGAGTTGATGCTCAAAAAACTACAGGAGAAGCTCGCATCAAGGGTTAGGGTAACGGAGGAGGATTTGAAGGCTTCCTATAAAGAAGTGCATTTGCGGGGGATAAAGGTTTCAAGTGAAGCAGAGGCTAAGGAGCTTATGGAGAAGGCTAAAGGGCAAGATTTTTCCGCTTTAGCCAAGCAGTATTATTCATCCCACGGAGAAAAGGACAAGAAGGATGATATGGGATGGCTGCCCCTTGAGATGCTGCCATTTGATTTGCGGGAGAAACTTAAAGGGTTAAAGAAGGGAGATTTAACGATAGCGAATGTAGGTGGAAGTTTTTACCTTTTGAAGCTTGAGGACGAGAGGATAAAGCTCCCCAAGGATTACGAGAAGAACAAAGAGAAATTGCTGAAGGATTACGAGGAGATGAAGAAGCAGACTGCTTTATCCGAATATAAGAGCAAATTACAAAGGGAATTGGATATCCAAATATATGACCCTTTCATAAAGGTTGCAGAGGCTTTTCAGCGTGGCGACCTGAAATTAGCTCAGCAAAACATTCAGAAAGCGTTGAAGATTTATCCAGACGAGCCCAATCTTCTGTTTTTGTTAGCGAGGATATATGAGGAGACGGGAAAAGAGGAGGAGGCTTTGAGGCTTTATGAGAGGGTTGCTTTATCCTCTTACTTCGGCTCAGCATATTATCGTTGGGGTCTTCTTTTGGAGAAGAAAGGGAAGAAGAAGGAGGCTCTAGAGAATTTCAAGAAAGCAGCGCAATACGCTGGTCCGGATATCGTTCTCCACAGCTCATTAAAGGAAAAGTTCACTCAATATGGTCTCCAAAATGAAGCGAAAAAGGAGGAAGAGGCGATAAATCGTCTTTCCCTATCACAAAAAATCTTCTACGGAGGTGGAAATGGTCCCTAA
- a CDS encoding AAA family ATPase, translating to MVPKKFSILKEETVTDNMEELLAVLPPDIKEWLKGFSNLEDLLEVILDYGREVEARFPDSTVIWTERGKVSYEDIEWVVSRIGAFGKDNRAGINGTLHRISAIRNRDGKIIGLTLRVGRAVYGTIDIIRDVIETGKNILLLGRPGVGKTTKLREVARVLADEFHKRVVVVDTSNEIAGDGDIPHPAIGRARRMQVPSPELQHAVMIEAVENHMPEVIVIDEIGTEQEAYAARTIAERGVQLIATAHGNTLENLLLNPTLSDLVGGVQVVTLSDEESKRRGTQKTIMERKAPPTFDVVIEIMDMNKLAIHHDVAKTVDDMLKGIPPRPEIRMRNPEGKIEVLQTAEETAPPPSTPTRPKRIFPYGVSRNKLEKALRDFHLPALITKNIKEADVILTLAAHQRKGRLGNGEKLGIPVYTVKSNTYSQIASKLKQIFQEEEMEAEERALRETEQAIAHVLATGEPVELSPQNSYIRHLQHQLAQAYGLRSESSGVEPYRRVRIWKEE from the coding sequence ATGGTCCCTAAGAAGTTTAGTATTCTCAAAGAGGAAACCGTCACTGATAATATGGAGGAGCTCCTCGCTGTCCTCCCGCCGGATATCAAAGAGTGGCTCAAGGGGTTTTCAAATCTTGAGGACCTTTTAGAGGTAATCTTGGATTATGGGAGGGAAGTGGAGGCTCGTTTCCCTGATAGCACTGTTATTTGGACGGAAAGAGGGAAGGTTTCCTACGAGGACATTGAATGGGTTGTTTCAAGGATAGGTGCGTTTGGTAAGGATAACAGAGCAGGGATAAATGGCACGCTTCACAGGATTTCCGCGATAAGGAACAGGGATGGAAAGATAATCGGGCTGACCCTGCGAGTAGGTAGAGCTGTTTATGGAACTATTGATATAATAAGGGATGTAATAGAGACTGGGAAGAACATCCTTTTGCTAGGGCGCCCGGGTGTGGGTAAAACGACCAAGCTGAGGGAAGTAGCGAGGGTTCTTGCAGATGAATTTCATAAGAGGGTCGTTGTGGTTGATACTTCAAACGAGATAGCGGGGGATGGTGATATCCCCCATCCAGCGATAGGGAGAGCAAGAAGGATGCAAGTTCCCTCTCCCGAGCTCCAGCATGCGGTTATGATTGAGGCGGTGGAGAATCATATGCCCGAGGTGATAGTGATTGATGAGATAGGAACTGAGCAGGAGGCATATGCGGCTCGCACAATTGCCGAGAGGGGGGTTCAGCTTATCGCAACTGCTCACGGGAACACATTGGAAAATCTCCTTCTCAATCCAACGCTCTCTGACCTTGTGGGAGGAGTTCAAGTTGTAACGCTCAGCGATGAAGAATCAAAGAGGAGAGGGACGCAGAAGACGATAATGGAGCGCAAGGCTCCCCCTACATTTGATGTAGTGATAGAGATAATGGACATGAACAAGCTTGCCATTCATCATGATGTGGCGAAGACGGTTGACGATATGTTGAAGGGAATACCGCCACGCCCGGAGATAAGAATGCGAAACCCCGAGGGGAAGATAGAGGTCTTACAAACTGCGGAGGAGACAGCGCCACCCCCATCCACCCCTACAAGACCGAAGCGCATCTTCCCCTATGGGGTGAGTAGAAATAAATTGGAGAAGGCTTTGAGGGATTTCCACCTTCCCGCCCTCATAACGAAGAATATCAAGGAAGCGGATGTTATCCTCACCCTTGCGGCGCACCAAAGGAAGGGGAGGTTGGGAAATGGGGAGAAGCTGGGGATTCCTGTGTATACGGTCAAATCAAACACTTACTCCCAGATAGCGAGCAAGCTCAAGCAGATTTTCCAAGAGGAGGAAATGGAGGCGGAGGAGAGGGCTTTGAGGGAAACGGAGCAGGCGATAGCGCATGTTTTGGCGACGGGCGAGCCGGTTGAGTTATCTCCCCAGAATTCTTATATTCGTCATCTTCAACATCAACTTGCTCAGGCCTATGGGCTTCGTTCGGAAAGCAGTGGAGTTGAACCCTATAGAAGGGTCCGCATCTGGAAAGAGGAATAA
- a CDS encoding NTPase, whose translation MISGMPGVGKTSLLKAILSRLSLSAGGFISEEIREGKERVGFSLKTLDGKAGILAHKNIPTTHRFGKYYINLDDLEKIAVQSIEEAIAYKELIVIDEIGKMELFSPLFRQAVIRALDCSKPLLATLHRGDDHFLKSIRQREDTIVFWLTPNNREEVLEKILFLLSKL comes from the coding sequence ATGATATCTGGAATGCCTGGCGTGGGGAAAACCTCCCTCCTAAAGGCTATTCTCTCCCGACTATCTCTCTCCGCTGGAGGTTTTATAAGCGAAGAGATAAGGGAAGGAAAAGAGAGGGTAGGTTTTTCCCTCAAAACCCTTGATGGAAAGGCGGGAATCCTCGCCCACAAAAATATCCCCACTACCCACCGCTTTGGGAAATATTACATAAACTTGGACGACCTTGAGAAAATAGCCGTTCAATCCATAGAAGAGGCGATTGCCTATAAAGAATTGATTGTGATAGACGAGATAGGCAAGATGGAACTTTTCTCCCCTTTATTCCGACAAGCTGTTATCCGGGCTCTTGATTGCTCAAAGCCTCTCTTAGCTACCCTTCACAGAGGAGATGACCACTTCCTGAAATCTATCAGGCAGAGGGAAGATACGATCGTCTTCTGGTTAACGCCAAACAATAGAGAGGAAGTTCTAGAGAAAATCCTGTTCCTTCTTAGTAAGCTATGA